The following proteins are co-located in the Microvirga ossetica genome:
- a CDS encoding GGDEF domain-containing protein: MKIYRLFNKLSRPRSYAGRILLICFFGTHVPLITFVLWILLANPSLGGEHWDDLLVLLLATLAGTGLTFLLVNGMLAPVRVVARALGDYRQNKQVPALPRGLSDEAGYMLEQVQDAIEELDLTLTNLARAAETDPLTEVGNRRWLVSRAEEQIARAQRNQSPICAILFDLDRFKAINDQHGHAKGDAVLVGVARFVKSGLQSSHLFARTGGEEFCIVLPNTPLNGAVEVARRIQEGLATRSIARLTPGLVTASFGVVERDPDERDLSALLRRADDLLYQAKNDGRNQVATSALA, translated from the coding sequence ATGAAGATCTACCGACTGTTCAACAAGCTCAGTCGCCCGCGCAGCTATGCCGGTCGAATCCTGCTGATCTGCTTCTTCGGCACACATGTTCCTCTCATCACGTTCGTGCTCTGGATCCTGCTCGCCAATCCTTCGCTTGGGGGCGAGCATTGGGACGACCTCCTTGTGCTCCTGCTTGCGACCCTCGCCGGTACGGGACTGACCTTCCTCCTGGTGAACGGGATGCTGGCTCCTGTCCGTGTCGTGGCCCGAGCGCTTGGAGATTATCGGCAGAACAAGCAGGTGCCCGCCCTGCCCCGAGGCCTGTCGGATGAGGCGGGATACATGCTCGAGCAGGTCCAGGACGCCATCGAGGAGCTGGATCTGACTCTCACCAACCTCGCCCGGGCGGCGGAGACCGATCCCCTGACCGAGGTCGGCAACCGCCGCTGGCTTGTCAGTCGTGCGGAGGAGCAGATCGCCCGCGCACAGCGCAACCAATCCCCGATTTGCGCGATCCTCTTCGATCTCGACCGCTTCAAGGCGATCAACGATCAGCATGGCCATGCGAAGGGCGATGCGGTCCTTGTCGGTGTGGCGCGGTTCGTGAAGAGCGGGCTGCAATCCTCTCACCTGTTCGCACGAACGGGCGGCGAAGAATTCTGCATCGTGCTGCCTAACACTCCGCTGAACGGGGCCGTCGAGGTTGCACGCCGGATCCAGGAAGGTCTTGCGACACGCTCCATTGCGCGCCTCACGCCCGGACTGGTGACTGCGAGCTTCGGCGTGGTCGAACGCGATCCCGATGAGAGGGATCTTTCGGCGCTGCTGCGGCGTGCGGATGATCTGCTGTATCAGGCGAAGAACGACGGCCGCAACCAAGTGGCAACCTCGGCGCTCGCGTAA
- a CDS encoding DUF192 domain-containing protein, which yields MLAGAVYAQAFETLSIAMQGGQRQSFRVEVARNDADRAQGLMFRRSMPADQGMLFDFGRIEPVAMWMQNTYLPLDMLFIRADGTIARIAANTEPLSTRTIPSGEPVLAVLELNAGTAAKLGIRPGDRVEHPVFKR from the coding sequence CTGCTTGCCGGTGCAGTCTACGCCCAGGCTTTTGAGACCCTGTCCATCGCCATGCAGGGCGGGCAGCGACAGAGCTTCCGCGTCGAGGTTGCGCGCAACGATGCCGACCGGGCGCAGGGCCTGATGTTCAGGCGCTCCATGCCGGCCGATCAGGGCATGCTGTTCGATTTCGGCCGGATCGAACCCGTCGCCATGTGGATGCAGAACACGTACCTGCCCCTCGACATGCTGTTCATCCGCGCCGACGGCACGATCGCCCGCATCGCGGCAAATACCGAGCCGCTGTCGACCCGTACGATTCCCTCCGGCGAGCCGGTTCTGGCGGTCTTGGAGCTGAATGCCGGCACGGCGGCCAAGCTCGGGATCAGGCCCGGAGACCGGGTGGAGCACCCTGTCTTCAAGCGCTGA
- a CDS encoding cold-shock protein — protein MTGDYGSNSFSLREENSSLDHGRREVPQPANEEGALELIQVSGRIKWFDVAKGFGFIVPDDGKPDVLLHVTCLRRDGYQAANEGARIVVEAVQRPRGLQAFRIVSLDESTALHPSELPLPRTHVQVVPTSGLEPAVVKWFNRLRGFGFLTQGEGKPDIFVHMETLRRYGIAELKPGERVFVRFGDGSKGLMAAEVRLADMALPHSH, from the coding sequence ATGACTGGCGATTACGGCTCCAATTCTTTTAGTCTCCGCGAGGAGAATTCCTCTTTAGATCATGGTCGCCGCGAGGTTCCTCAGCCGGCCAATGAAGAGGGGGCTCTTGAGCTCATTCAGGTCAGCGGCCGGATCAAGTGGTTCGATGTGGCCAAGGGGTTCGGCTTCATCGTGCCCGACGATGGCAAGCCTGACGTTCTGCTCCATGTGACCTGCCTGCGCCGCGACGGCTATCAGGCGGCCAACGAAGGCGCTCGGATCGTAGTCGAGGCGGTACAGCGCCCGCGCGGGCTCCAGGCTTTTCGGATCGTCTCGCTCGATGAATCAACTGCCCTGCATCCCTCGGAACTGCCGCTTCCCCGCACCCATGTTCAAGTGGTGCCGACGAGCGGTCTGGAGCCGGCCGTGGTGAAGTGGTTCAACCGCCTGCGCGGCTTCGGCTTCCTCACGCAGGGCGAAGGCAAGCCGGATATCTTCGTGCATATGGAGACCCTTCGGCGCTACGGCATTGCCGAGCTCAAGCCGGGCGAGCGGGTCTTCGTCCGCTTCGGCGATGGTTCCAAGGGCCTCATGGCCGCCGAGGTCCGCCTGGCCGATATGGCCCTGCCGCACTCCCACTAG
- a CDS encoding SIR2 family NAD-dependent protein deacylase: MTESLSASIATFQDMIQEAGIIAGFTGAGISTESGIPDFRSPGSPWMRHKPISFELFVQSAEARREAWRRKFAMDDLYRGARPSQGHLGLAALAATGRMPAVITQNIDGLHQESGLMEDQVIELHGNGTYARCLACSRRHELDWVRQCFDADGGPPDCIACGGILKSATISFGQAMPEEAMRRAQKLAASCDVFLVAGSSLIVYPAAAFPAFAKENGARLIIVNREQTPLDHAADLVIHAEIGPIFSKFIT, encoded by the coding sequence ATGACCGAGAGCCTTTCTGCGTCAATCGCCACATTTCAGGACATGATTCAAGAGGCGGGTATCATTGCCGGCTTCACGGGAGCGGGGATCTCGACCGAGAGCGGCATCCCCGACTTCCGGTCGCCCGGTAGCCCATGGATGCGCCACAAGCCGATCTCCTTCGAACTCTTCGTGCAAAGCGCAGAAGCCCGGCGGGAGGCGTGGCGGCGCAAATTCGCGATGGACGATCTTTATCGTGGGGCGCGCCCGAGCCAGGGCCATCTCGGTCTCGCCGCTCTCGCAGCAACTGGCCGGATGCCGGCGGTGATCACGCAGAATATCGACGGCCTCCATCAGGAATCCGGCCTCATGGAAGATCAGGTCATCGAGCTGCACGGCAACGGTACCTATGCCAGATGCCTTGCCTGCAGCCGACGCCATGAACTCGACTGGGTGAGACAATGTTTCGATGCGGATGGGGGGCCGCCAGACTGCATCGCCTGTGGCGGGATCCTGAAGTCGGCAACCATCTCATTCGGTCAGGCCATGCCTGAGGAGGCCATGCGCCGGGCGCAGAAGCTTGCGGCGTCCTGCGACGTTTTCCTTGTCGCGGGCTCGTCGCTGATCGTTTATCCGGCTGCGGCCTTTCCAGCCTTCGCCAAGGAAAACGGAGCGCGGCTGATCATCGTCAATCGGGAGCAGACCCCCCTCGATCATGCGGCGGATCTGGTGATTCATGCGGAAATCGGCCCGATCTTCTCAAAATTTATCACGTAA
- a CDS encoding DUF1624 domain-containing protein, with product MTQADLTALSSSEAKAAASQRWDAIDVARGLAIVAMIVYHFSWDLSFLQLIATNILQVPAWRWFARGIAGSFLVLAGFGLTLAHAQGFHRVPFLRRLMKVGGAALAVTVVTYFAFPESYIFFGILHCIAVSSVLALPFLRLHPALTLAAAVFCLVAPRIFTNPALDAPWLDWLGLGASDPVTNDYVPIFPWFGLALIGVAAGRLMLPRRETMGLARWRAEDVLSQGLVWAGRKSLPIYLIHQIVLIGILYGVAQIVGPSTSAACQRICLAQNGNPALCPSVCSCIVQQVPERDLWQRLIAGTAAAEDNTRISRAAQQCMRQNPPS from the coding sequence ATGACACAAGCAGATTTGACTGCCCTCTCCTCCTCGGAAGCCAAAGCCGCTGCATCCCAGCGCTGGGATGCCATCGACGTCGCCCGCGGACTCGCGATCGTCGCGATGATCGTCTACCATTTCAGCTGGGACCTGAGCTTCCTGCAACTGATCGCAACGAACATCCTGCAGGTCCCGGCATGGCGCTGGTTCGCGCGCGGGATCGCCGGTTCCTTTCTTGTCCTTGCGGGCTTCGGTCTGACGCTCGCGCACGCCCAGGGCTTCCACCGAGTGCCGTTTCTCAGGCGGCTGATGAAAGTCGGCGGCGCCGCTTTGGCCGTGACCGTCGTGACGTACTTTGCCTTTCCCGAAAGCTATATCTTCTTCGGCATCCTTCATTGCATCGCCGTGTCGAGCGTTCTGGCGCTGCCGTTCCTGAGGCTGCACCCGGCACTGACCCTCGCAGCCGCCGTCTTCTGCCTCGTGGCGCCACGGATTTTCACGAACCCCGCTCTCGACGCACCCTGGCTTGACTGGCTCGGGCTAGGCGCGTCCGATCCGGTCACCAACGATTACGTGCCGATCTTTCCCTGGTTCGGCCTCGCACTGATCGGAGTGGCCGCCGGCCGGCTGATGCTGCCACGGCGAGAGACGATGGGCCTCGCCCGCTGGCGCGCGGAGGATGTGCTCTCCCAGGGATTGGTCTGGGCCGGGCGCAAGAGCCTGCCGATCTATCTGATTCATCAGATCGTTCTGATCGGCATTCTCTACGGCGTTGCACAGATTGTCGGACCGAGCACGTCGGCCGCCTGCCAAAGGATCTGTCTGGCGCAGAACGGGAACCCGGCCCTCTGCCCTTCAGTCTGCTCGTGCATCGTTCAGCAGGTGCCCGAGCGGGATCTCTGGCAACGGCTTATCGCCGGCACGGCCGCCGCAGAGGACAATACCCGCATCTCGCGTGCCGCACAGCAATGCATGCGCCAAAATCCGCCGTCGTGA
- the speB gene encoding agmatinase, whose amino-acid sequence MTQSLKKKTGLANREQRLEAYQPLSGMVVPRFAGISTFMRLPHLAPTQAPGEIDIAIIGIPFDGATTNRPGARLGPRQVREASSLMRLVNYGTLVAPYDLCACADVGDVSVNPIDVQDTLRRIEAEMTCLHQGGVTPLSIGGDHIISYPILRALGAERPVGMIHVDAHSDTGDTYFGGQKLTHGTPFRRAIEDGVLDPKRMVQIGIRGTMYSADERQWALDQGIRIIDMEEVAERGIPYAVAEARRIVGMEPTYFTFDIDSIDPAFAPGTGTPEIGGFTSREALQLVRGFRHLNLIGADMVEVSPPLDQSGGRALVGASIAFELLCLLAEARSEQRSRALRLNVA is encoded by the coding sequence ATGACGCAGAGCCTCAAGAAAAAGACGGGTCTCGCAAACCGCGAGCAGCGCCTGGAGGCCTACCAGCCCCTGTCCGGCATGGTCGTGCCGCGCTTTGCCGGCATCTCGACCTTCATGCGTCTGCCCCATCTCGCGCCGACGCAGGCCCCGGGCGAGATCGATATCGCCATCATCGGGATTCCATTCGACGGAGCCACCACGAACCGCCCCGGCGCACGCCTCGGACCGCGCCAGGTGCGCGAGGCGTCCTCGCTCATGCGGCTCGTCAATTACGGCACCCTCGTCGCGCCCTACGATCTTTGCGCCTGCGCGGATGTGGGCGACGTGTCGGTCAATCCCATCGACGTGCAGGATACCCTGCGCCGCATCGAGGCGGAGATGACTTGTCTGCACCAGGGCGGCGTGACGCCGCTCTCCATCGGCGGCGACCACATCATCTCCTATCCGATCCTGCGGGCCTTGGGAGCTGAGCGGCCTGTCGGCATGATCCACGTGGACGCGCACAGCGATACCGGCGACACCTATTTCGGCGGCCAGAAGCTCACCCACGGCACGCCGTTCCGCCGGGCGATCGAGGATGGCGTGCTCGATCCGAAACGCATGGTTCAGATCGGTATCCGCGGCACGATGTATTCCGCGGATGAGCGCCAATGGGCTCTCGATCAGGGCATCCGCATCATCGACATGGAGGAGGTGGCGGAGAGGGGAATTCCCTATGCTGTCGCCGAGGCCCGCCGCATCGTCGGCATGGAGCCGACCTATTTCACGTTCGACATCGATTCCATCGATCCTGCCTTTGCGCCCGGTACGGGCACGCCGGAAATCGGCGGTTTCACCAGCCGCGAGGCGCTGCAGCTCGTCCGCGGCTTCCGTCACCTCAACCTCATCGGTGCGGACATGGTGGAAGTCTCGCCGCCGCTCGACCAATCCGGAGGCAGGGCGCTCGTCGGCGCGTCCATCGCCTTCGAGCTGCTTTGCCTGTTAGCCGAGGCGCGCAGCGAGCAGCGCTCGAGAGCGCTGCGGCTCAATGTGGCTTAA
- the rocD gene encoding ornithine--oxo-acid transaminase, with the protein MDFIALERSVTAANYDPLPVVLTEAKGVWVTDTEGRRYLDMMSAYSAVSLGHGHPRILIAMVEQASRLAVTSRAYHTDVLGPFLERLVQVSGLDMALPMNTGAEAVETAIKAARRWGYSRKKIARDRAEIIVAENNFHGRTTTIVGFSSDESYREGFGPFAGGFKPAPFGDAAAIERMITENTCAVLIEPIQGEAGIVVPPEGYLRDLRAICDRHNVLLILDEVQSGLGRTGRWFAHQHEGIKPDGLILGKALGGGVYPVSAFVATHDVMSVFNPGSHGSTFGGNALAARIGLEALAIIEEEHLVERSAEMGSYLQDRLRAMRSNIVKDVRGRGLWVGVEVDANVVSARAVCDSLLENGVLSKDTHGTVLRFAPPLTITREEIDWGMERIERVFARAVH; encoded by the coding sequence ATGGACTTCATTGCGCTCGAACGATCGGTCACCGCCGCCAATTACGATCCCTTGCCCGTCGTCCTGACGGAAGCGAAGGGCGTCTGGGTCACCGACACGGAAGGCCGGCGCTATCTCGACATGATGAGCGCCTATTCCGCCGTCAGCCTCGGCCACGGGCACCCGCGCATCCTGATCGCGATGGTGGAACAGGCCTCCCGGCTGGCCGTCACCAGCCGCGCCTATCATACCGACGTTCTCGGTCCCTTCCTGGAGCGTCTCGTTCAGGTCTCCGGCCTCGACATGGCCCTGCCCATGAACACCGGCGCGGAAGCCGTGGAAACCGCCATCAAGGCCGCCCGCCGCTGGGGCTATTCCCGAAAGAAGATCGCGAGGGATCGAGCCGAGATCATCGTCGCCGAGAACAATTTTCATGGCCGGACGACCACCATCGTCGGCTTCTCCTCGGATGAATCCTACCGCGAGGGCTTCGGCCCCTTCGCCGGCGGCTTCAAGCCGGCGCCGTTCGGCGATGCTGCCGCTATCGAGCGCATGATCACCGAAAACACCTGCGCCGTCCTGATCGAGCCGATCCAGGGCGAGGCGGGAATCGTCGTCCCACCGGAAGGCTATCTCAGGGATCTTCGCGCCATTTGCGACCGGCACAACGTTCTTCTGATCCTCGACGAGGTTCAGTCGGGCCTCGGGCGGACCGGGCGATGGTTCGCCCATCAGCATGAGGGCATCAAGCCGGACGGCCTAATCCTCGGCAAGGCCCTGGGCGGCGGCGTCTATCCGGTCTCGGCCTTCGTGGCCACGCACGACGTCATGAGCGTGTTCAACCCCGGCTCGCACGGCTCCACCTTCGGCGGCAACGCTCTGGCGGCCCGGATCGGGCTTGAGGCGCTCGCCATCATCGAAGAGGAGCATCTCGTCGAGCGCAGCGCCGAGATGGGATCCTATCTCCAGGATCGCCTGCGCGCCATGCGCAGCAACATCGTGAAGGACGTGCGCGGCCGCGGCCTCTGGGTCGGCGTCGAGGTCGATGCGAATGTGGTCTCGGCGCGCGCCGTCTGCGACTCGCTTCTCGAAAACGGAGTGCTCTCGAAAGACACCCACGGAACGGTGCTGCGCTTCGCACCGCCTCTCACGATCACCCGCGAGGAGATCGACTGGGGGATGGAGCGGATCGAGCGGGTCTTCGCCCGCGCCGTTCATTGA
- a CDS encoding Lrp/AsnC family transcriptional regulator, producing the protein MKPPSKLPSRSAKPALDRIDLLILDALRDNGRITYQALSERVGLSARPCLERVRRLEQKGVIRGYTAQIDPSALGHDIIALAGISMRDPSTGTRQRLERALAANPSVIELQVVNGEYDYIACIVAPTLAAYETLTEAFLADPGFGIGRIHTTFVLKTLKDFEGYPVPDNRE; encoded by the coding sequence ATGAAGCCGCCCTCGAAGCTGCCGAGCCGCAGCGCCAAGCCCGCTCTCGACCGGATCGACCTTCTGATTCTCGATGCCCTTCGCGACAACGGCCGCATCACCTATCAGGCCCTGTCGGAACGGGTCGGGCTGTCGGCACGTCCCTGTCTCGAGCGTGTCAGGCGGCTCGAACAGAAGGGCGTGATCCGGGGCTATACGGCGCAGATCGATCCGTCCGCCCTCGGGCATGACATCATCGCGCTGGCCGGGATCAGCATGCGGGATCCGTCGACGGGAACGCGCCAGCGCCTCGAGCGGGCCCTCGCGGCCAATCCGTCCGTGATCGAGCTCCAGGTCGTGAACGGCGAATACGATTATATCGCCTGCATCGTGGCGCCGACATTGGCGGCCTATGAAACATTGACCGAGGCGTTCCTGGCCGATCCGGGCTTCGGGATAGGGCGCATTCACACCACCTTCGTCCTGAAGACCCTCAAGGATTTCGAGGGCTATCCGGTGCCCGACAACCGGGAGTGA
- a CDS encoding acyl carrier protein: MALCQSLDNNGEKPLSLDTSLTYALGFDSLKLMQFFAGVEELYPGVALEDWFIEHSTDGRDTLRSAVSHLAQFLAPRATKG, translated from the coding sequence ATGGCGCTTTGCCAATCTCTCGATAACAACGGCGAGAAGCCGCTCAGCCTCGACACGTCATTGACCTATGCTCTCGGCTTCGATTCCCTGAAGCTCATGCAGTTCTTCGCCGGTGTCGAGGAATTGTACCCTGGCGTTGCCCTCGAAGATTGGTTCATCGAGCACAGCACTGACGGGCGGGACACGCTCCGCAGCGCCGTTTCCCACCTCGCGCAATTTCTCGCGCCGCGTGCGACAAAAGGTTGA
- a CDS encoding 2-dehydro-3-deoxy-6-phosphogalactonate aldolase, with product MLQDYLTELPLIAILRGLKPENAEAVGHILVEAGFRIIEVPLNSPDPFRSIQILAGAMPKNVLVGAGTVLDPQQVHGVRDVGGRLIVMPHADLEVIRLAKEQDLVCTPGVATPTEAFAALKAGADAIKIFPAEAIPPAVVKAWRAVLPKETIVLPVGGIKPDNMKSYLDAGANGFGLGSALFTPSMSVEEIGRNARAFATAWQVLRAS from the coding sequence GTGCTGCAGGATTATCTGACCGAACTTCCTCTGATCGCCATCCTTCGAGGTCTGAAGCCCGAGAACGCCGAAGCGGTCGGGCATATCCTCGTCGAGGCCGGCTTCCGCATCATCGAAGTGCCTCTGAACTCGCCCGACCCGTTCCGCAGCATCCAGATCCTGGCCGGCGCCATGCCGAAGAACGTGCTCGTCGGCGCCGGCACGGTCCTCGACCCTCAGCAGGTGCACGGCGTTCGCGATGTGGGCGGCAGGCTGATCGTGATGCCGCATGCCGATCTCGAGGTGATCCGGCTCGCCAAGGAGCAGGATCTCGTCTGCACCCCCGGGGTCGCCACGCCCACGGAGGCTTTCGCCGCGCTGAAGGCAGGAGCGGACGCCATCAAGATCTTCCCGGCGGAGGCGATCCCTCCCGCCGTGGTGAAAGCTTGGCGGGCCGTGCTGCCGAAGGAGACCATCGTGCTCCCTGTCGGCGGCATCAAGCCGGACAACATGAAGTCCTATCTCGATGCGGGCGCCAACGGCTTCGGGCTGGGCTCCGCCCTCTTCACTCCGTCGATGTCGGTCGAGGAGATCGGCCGCAATGCCCGCGCCTTCGCAACCGCCTGGCAGGTCTTGCGGGCGAGTTGA
- a CDS encoding DUF6894 family protein, which produces MPRYFFNIRDGYDVDEDEEGIELPDLEAARAEALATVEELRDELADAGNIELEITDETGRRLLTVPFFRGGQGGRRR; this is translated from the coding sequence ATGCCGCGCTATTTCTTCAACATCCGGGACGGCTACGACGTCGATGAGGACGAGGAGGGTATCGAGCTGCCCGATCTCGAAGCGGCCCGTGCCGAGGCGCTGGCCACCGTCGAGGAACTCCGGGACGAGTTGGCCGATGCCGGCAACATCGAGCTCGAGATCACCGATGAGACCGGGAGGCGCCTTCTGACGGTTCCGTTCTTCCGCGGCGGTCAGGGCGGGCGCCGCCGCTAG
- a CDS encoding GGDEF domain-containing protein: MWTFQNFIRKFTMPTITSQGDLVRYVVKVTIFALVISLAADLTTQIVFFTSWTAVLRTAIVTTLTVGVIAIPVSWIFGRAQRDLQEAKRRLEAISRTDPLTGLPNRRALIEAVSSPTPPRTAMVIADIDQFDAINDNHGLRTGDVVLQTLARTIEVHLSDYGLVGHMRGEEFALISFETPVERIVNVVTDLLRAVERTPIITPTGAVQVTMSAGIAIRGPEDTFEKLYGDADEALYEAKRAGRSQLKLSGQARQAALSGEAAGRMNLILKL; encoded by the coding sequence ATGTGGACATTCCAGAACTTCATTCGCAAATTCACCATGCCGACGATCACGAGCCAGGGGGATCTCGTGCGTTACGTCGTGAAGGTGACGATCTTTGCGCTTGTCATCTCGCTTGCCGCCGACCTGACCACGCAGATTGTCTTCTTCACCTCATGGACGGCAGTGCTGCGAACCGCCATCGTCACGACCTTGACCGTCGGAGTGATCGCGATCCCAGTCTCCTGGATCTTCGGGCGGGCGCAGCGCGATCTGCAGGAGGCGAAGCGTCGCCTCGAAGCGATCAGCCGCACCGATCCGCTTACCGGCCTGCCGAACCGGCGCGCCCTGATCGAGGCCGTCAGCTCGCCGACCCCGCCGAGGACGGCGATGGTGATCGCCGACATCGATCAGTTCGACGCGATCAACGACAATCACGGCCTTCGAACCGGCGATGTCGTTCTCCAGACGCTGGCCAGGACGATCGAGGTGCATCTCTCCGATTATGGCCTCGTCGGCCATATGCGTGGCGAAGAGTTCGCGCTGATCTCGTTCGAGACGCCCGTCGAGCGGATCGTGAACGTCGTCACGGACCTGCTGCGCGCCGTGGAGAGGACGCCGATCATCACGCCGACCGGCGCGGTCCAGGTGACGATGTCCGCCGGAATCGCCATCCGCGGCCCCGAGGACACCTTCGAGAAGCTTTATGGCGATGCGGATGAAGCGCTTTACGAAGCGAAACGGGCTGGCCGGAGCCAGCTCAAGCTTTCCGGTCAGGCGAGGCAGGCGGCTCTTTCCGGCGAAGCGGCCGGCCGGATGAACCTGATTCTAAAGCTGTGA
- a CDS encoding tyrosine-type recombinase/integrase: protein MRKPQRTSLGSHLEWHGNKIRVVVRVPPSLVKAVGVGKLKETLPTANPRDAEALKWAVIARLKKHLNEIKTGKKGDDLIKEAFSWRESIEAEQEKVAEGEIESEDAILDLVMIDRAEEIEKVHGPIRSSLFAAIAQGRATPLAYLVDDWLKEKQYAGRTEAAFRHGIRLFEEWCHQAKVAASVENITKKVAGRFVTERFISQGVAPATANKAITGLRSYWSWLHQRGHLEDDRNPWAGQSLKDRMRERRKAQREPGEGDKRPFTDGEVKTLIEGITKQPLSDFCMIAALTGMRRDEIANLQVRHLTECTIKVPGTKTANAIREIPAHPALKEILVRRCEGKSSSAYLFHELPQQKTDARGRGAPITQAFTRARRDLEVDDTPEGSRQSRVDLHSYRRWFIRKAVQALEEGATGFTAWTIADVVGHSKEDGPLPMTMGRYPGRADMKALRACVEAVRPPKKGVTPIS, encoded by the coding sequence ATGCGCAAGCCTCAAAGAACCTCTCTTGGGAGCCATCTGGAGTGGCATGGCAACAAGATTCGCGTGGTCGTGAGGGTGCCTCCCTCCTTGGTGAAGGCTGTAGGTGTAGGCAAACTTAAGGAGACCCTTCCAACGGCCAACCCTAGGGACGCTGAGGCTCTTAAGTGGGCCGTCATTGCTCGCCTGAAGAAGCACCTTAACGAGATCAAGACTGGCAAGAAGGGCGATGATCTCATCAAGGAAGCCTTCTCGTGGCGCGAGTCGATTGAGGCCGAGCAGGAGAAGGTTGCAGAGGGTGAGATCGAGTCTGAAGACGCCATACTCGATCTGGTCATGATCGACCGTGCTGAGGAGATCGAGAAGGTACATGGACCGATAAGGTCGTCACTGTTCGCTGCCATCGCCCAAGGAAGAGCAACGCCCCTCGCATATCTCGTTGATGACTGGCTGAAGGAGAAGCAATACGCGGGTAGGACTGAAGCCGCCTTCCGTCATGGTATCCGCCTGTTTGAAGAGTGGTGTCACCAAGCGAAGGTCGCCGCCTCAGTCGAGAACATCACCAAGAAAGTTGCTGGCAGGTTCGTGACTGAGAGGTTCATCAGCCAAGGTGTTGCCCCTGCGACAGCCAATAAGGCAATCACAGGGTTACGTTCTTACTGGTCCTGGCTGCACCAGCGGGGACATCTGGAGGATGATCGGAACCCTTGGGCAGGTCAGTCCCTCAAAGACAGGATGAGGGAACGCCGGAAGGCCCAGAGGGAGCCTGGAGAGGGAGACAAAAGGCCCTTCACAGATGGGGAGGTAAAGACGCTCATCGAGGGGATCACCAAGCAACCTCTATCGGACTTCTGCATGATCGCTGCCCTTACTGGGATGCGTCGTGATGAGATTGCCAACCTTCAGGTCAGGCATCTTACAGAGTGTACAATTAAGGTCCCTGGCACGAAGACCGCCAATGCCATTCGTGAGATCCCTGCTCATCCTGCCTTAAAGGAAATCCTTGTAAGGCGTTGTGAGGGCAAGTCTTCATCTGCCTATCTCTTTCACGAACTTCCACAGCAGAAGACCGATGCCCGTGGTCGTGGAGCCCCTATTACGCAGGCTTTCACCCGCGCCCGTAGGGATCTGGAAGTTGATGACACGCCAGAGGGATCTAGGCAGTCCCGTGTGGACCTTCACTCCTACCGTCGATGGTTCATCAGGAAAGCGGTTCAGGCTCTTGAGGAAGGCGCCACAGGTTTCACTGCATGGACCATTGCAGATGTCGTGGGCCACTCGAAGGAAGACGGCCCCCTCCCGATGACGATGGGCAGGTATCCGGGCAGGGCCGATATGAAGGCGTTGAGGGCCTGTGTGGAGGCTGTAAGGCCCCCCAAAAAAGGCGTGACGCCAATCAGTTGA
- a CDS encoding recombinase family protein has product MTVYVAYCRVSTDKQGKSGLGLEAQQAAIHAFLRPGDELMQPPYVEVESGKRSDRPKLQEAIERCKRTGATLLIAKLDRLSRNAAFLLSLRDAGVEIVCCDMPNANRLTIGIMALVAEDEAERISARTKAALAAAKARGQKLGGDRGYRPSSPPDHSKATEVRTLKADHQAHAILPVIRRIQQEVESLNGIAVRLNELGHTTPRGGAWTATAVKRALARTEG; this is encoded by the coding sequence ATGACCGTGTATGTGGCCTACTGCCGTGTATCGACAGACAAGCAAGGGAAGTCTGGCTTGGGCCTAGAGGCTCAACAAGCAGCTATCCACGCCTTCCTGAGGCCAGGAGATGAGTTGATGCAGCCTCCCTATGTGGAGGTGGAGAGCGGCAAGCGTAGTGATCGACCGAAGCTCCAGGAAGCTATCGAACGGTGCAAGAGGACTGGAGCAACGCTCTTGATTGCGAAGCTCGACAGACTCTCCCGTAATGCAGCCTTCCTGCTCTCCCTGAGGGACGCCGGGGTGGAGATCGTGTGTTGCGACATGCCTAACGCCAATCGGCTGACTATCGGCATCATGGCGCTAGTGGCCGAGGACGAGGCTGAGAGGATCAGCGCCAGGACCAAGGCAGCACTGGCAGCAGCCAAGGCCCGAGGTCAGAAGCTCGGAGGGGACCGAGGCTATCGACCATCCTCCCCACCGGATCACAGCAAGGCCACCGAGGTCAGGACCCTGAAGGCTGACCATCAGGCCCATGCAATCCTTCCCGTGATCAGGAGGATTCAACAGGAGGTCGAGAGCCTGAATGGGATTGCAGTGAGGCTGAACGAACTAGGACACACCACCCCGAGAGGTGGAGCGTGGACAGCTACCGCAGTGAAGAGAGCCCTAGCCAGGACTGAGGGCTGA